The Myripristis murdjan chromosome 11, fMyrMur1.1, whole genome shotgun sequence genomic sequence GCCATGGTTTTTCACCTGAACAGGTGACACTCCTGAGGGACATCCGTAGGCGGGGAAAGAACAAATTGGCTGCACAAAACTGCCGCAAGCGTAAACTAGACGCCATCACAGGACTCCAGGAGGAGGTGGCGAGGCTGCAAgctcagagagacaggctgctCAGGGAGAAACAGCTTACAGCCAAGACAATGTGTGCTGTGGGCCAGCAGATTGAGCAGCTCACCAGGGACGTCCTGGCCAGGCTGAGGGATGATTCAGGACAACCACTGAGCCCGGACAGATTCACCCTGCAGTGCGGGGCTAATGGGAGGGTTGTGGTTCAGCCTGTAAGAAGGCCCACTGTCTCTACTACAGCTGGAAGTAAAACTGACAAGAGGAAGAAGGACAAAAAGCAATAATGCTGCATTGCCAGCTGGGACTTGAGGCTTGAGGCTTCAGGATTTTGCTTATTTCTGAACTCACTTGCCTGACTCTGGTTTTGGGATCTCCTTTtctctgagagtgtgtgttttcacctctgttGGGAGCCTAAAATgtcaaaagctgcaaaaaagaaactgaacatCTGTAGGcctaaataaaagaaaaaatctttTGGGAAAAATGTAGCTTACACACTGGACAATAATATTTTGCTTATAAACAGGCAATCTGGGTAGTTGCAGGGTACAGCTATCTTGCTAGCGGTGCTACCTGTGTCTTTGTGCCTGTTAGTAAGTCATTGACTCTTACCCTTTTTACTGAAGAAAGTATAGACAACCATATTAAAAGTCAACCTGGCGAGCATTGTGACTCTGAAGTGGATGGGTTCTTCTGCATTGAGCCATGCCTGGATATCCATACAGTATCAGCGAAAGGTAGTAGATTGTATCTAAAAAGATGTTTCTGAAAGACTAATATGCTCGTCTGTCATAAAACTGTCAagggtagttttttttttttttttcataacatcACCTTTTTTGAAAAGTAAGAATTTAGATGGCATAACTAATCTACAGTATAAAATTCCATTATTGAGTCAGATGTTTATGAGGGCATGTACTGTTCATTAAGCAGTTAAAATTTAGTTTGGGGTGGGGGTTCTTGTCATGCTGGCATACAATACAATAACCAATTTCTAAATTGAGAAGGCCTTAATTTAAATGCAATTGTTTTGATTATTGTGTATCCATGATGCACAGATGTACATTGCCAtatcaaattgtattttttcttaagaGTCTAGACCTTTGGTTTAAATTAAAGAATAATTCTTTTAAGCACAATTCCTTTTGCTTAACCCTTTTATGTCAAGTACTTAGTATTTGGTAAAATTATATTCTACCTCACACCTTATTTTATGTTAAGGACTTGggcaaaattaaattgaaacttttttttttttttttttttttttgtaaagggaACTTAAGTGCACTCAGTCATCCTTCATTGTTTATATGGCCCTACAATGGACCTAAACCATTTGATTCCAATATAATACAAACACCAACTGTATTGGTAAAAGGATCAAGTGTTCTTTGGATGTTTTTATATAGTTCAGATCACCTAAAAAAGAACAGAGTATTTAGTAGAAGTTGGCATTTTATTCATGGTTATACACTTATGCAGTTgcgagtgaatgagtgaaaaatTGGAGACAAGTAAATAGTTTTATTGTGACTCATGAGGTGTTACTTTTTCCTCAAATTATTTAAGTTTTCGGTTTGACCAAGACTGTTTGTGAATACATTTCTTTTCTAGTATTTCCTTTTGGCCTGTAAATgcgtgtttttttctgtttgtttgtttgtttgtttgtttgtttgtttgtttgtttgtttgtttgtttttggttgcaTGGTGATTGCTGAATGTTGGTATGAGGTGGCTTAGAAAACTCTGAATGATGTTACTGCAGACAATTTGTTTGTGATTTAATAAGTAAAGATAAAACTAAACATACTTTGTGTTGTCTTTTGTTGTGCCCCTGTTCTGCAGAAATACATACCTGCATTCGTATGAAATGTAACTGGCATTAGTAATGACATGGTATTACAGATTTCAGCAGCAGCGATTTGACTGTTTTTAATAGCAAAATTTCGGTGTATTCTCAGGGGGAAAACAGCATGTAAAAACGTAACACTTACAAGGTTAAAAAGTACCTGTACCTGAGTAATCTGAGGCCTTTGAGCATTCAATGCACTGGTGGTTTCTTTTTTAAGATCTGCCCAGTGCTGCTACGAACAACACGCGTGGAGGGTGTGCAGGTCAAAAAACGCGAAGCGCATTTCCCCTTCCCGGCACCCTTAGCAAAGAAGAAAGGCTTGGCGCCTGCAGCATCGTAGCTGGTAAGGGGGTTGGAGGCTGACCGCGTGGTTAGGAGGCATCACTGCGGCAATTTCCGTTGTTTTTATCAAGATAAGGTATGCATCGAGAGATAGGTTGTTATGTACTGCCGCACGCTACACTTCAGAGATTAATCGTCTAACGTGAGGCCTATGTTAGCTAACGCTGTCCTACAAGCTACAAGTTGAAGCCGGCGACATTTCTTTGGAGAGTTCACGGTAGTGATCGAAAAGACATGAGTGTAAATACTGTTGTTCACCTTGCATGTCCGTTGTGATGCCTCAGCTCAGTTAACCATAGCTAacctttgaatgttgtgttaaCATGAGTAAATCTTGCTCTCAGCCAGGAGTTCACTGTTGATACTGTGCCTTTTCAATAGCGACCCGCTCATGTTGTTGAGAACCGCTCTGTATTAGCGAGCATACTGGCTCGCAGCGTTACGTTAACTGACGCTAAGTGAGTTTACCTACAAGATTATCTTACTGGCGTTTGCAGTgggtttcagtttatttcttaacatcacattttcttgCTAAATTAAACACGAGGCATTTTGGCGTGGATTATCTCTATGGTCCAGGCCTACTTTAGCTAGCCACAGTTAGCATTTTAGCTAGCCTAGCCTAACGATAAAGTTTTATTCAGACAGTGACGCTTTCGCTGGTCATATTTGCACAGGGATCATGGCACcgcttctgctgctgtttctgacGCAGCCTCAGCACGGTAACGGCTAACAGTTTGAATTTGCTGAGACGGTaacatgtttgaaatgtaaCGGTGAAGACCACCACCGTTAGCTCGTTTTCATGTTATGCTAGCTGCCGTGTAATGGAAGGGCGACTGCTCAGTACACTGGTGACTGAGAAGCGTTGTTCATTCACTTTGGCGGTGGCATAGTTAGCTACAGGATTTCATTAATTTCATATGAACTTGTATAATTAGTAGAGGTCGAAAAAAATCGTTATATTAAATCGATAAATGTCATATCAAGATATTTGGATGAAAATGGGTTATAAAACATTAGCTCACTCTTGTATGCGTGATGTAAATTCAtcttgttatatatatatttttgttttgtttgtatgatttgtgtgtgtgtgtgtgcgtgtgaagtCCAACATGGGCAAGAAGCAGAACACAAAGGCGAAGAAGGAGGTGGAAGAACCAGAAGAATTTGTCGTGGAGAAAGTTTTGGATCAGCGTATCGTCAATGGGAAAGTAGAGTTCTTCCTGAAGTGGAAAGGATTTACAGAGTGAGTTCACTGTTCCTGGGATACCTGCCCCTCCACTGAGCTGGAAGTGCTTCCCTGGTATGGGGTTGTGCTATGCTTTCGTCCATGGTCATTATGGTTGCATGAAGAGCCTGCACTTGGGCACACACATCCAGTGTTAACATGTAGTTTGTTGTCTGCTGTTTTATTGCAAATGGAAAACTGTTCAGCTGCAGAGATGCAATTATTGATCCTTTTGATTCTCACCCAGTGCTGACAATACCTGGGAGCCAGAGGAGAACCTGGATTGCCCAGAGCTGATTTCAGCTTTTTTGGAATCGCAGAAGAATGTGAAGGAGAAGCCGGCACCTGTTAAGAGGAAGTCCTCAACGGATGAGCCAGACACAGAGGCCAAGAAGAAAGATGTGGTGAGTTCACCTTCATTTAGTTAAACAGGCCTCTTCAGTCATAATCGCTTTTCTGGTTAATGTTTATTCATAGTCAAGCGTTTCTCCCACAGTTCGAATCTCCTACATctagaaaaactgtaatttacAAAACTGCAAGTGAAGATTTATCATCTTGCCTTGCCCATCCCAAAAATGCTAATACATACTAACATTAGAGCCATGATCAAACGGCATCTTGTCCTGTAACTGATGCTGGATTCGGCTCAGGGGGTGAATGAGTCACAGCCAAAAACACCCCCTCatttgttaaaacacacacacacacacttagaacTGCTCATTTCTTGTGAAAGCTCCATTtgctaaacatttttttttgttgtcgcTGTATTTCAAGGGTGAGAAGCCCCGTGGGTTTGCCAGGAACCTAGAACCAGAGAGGATCATTGGTGCAACAGACAGCAGCGGAGAGTTAATGTTCCTGATGAAATGGTGAGTCATGAGTAACAAAGTAActctgtttatttgcatataaacTGTAATCTGCACTGGCATACTTGGACACTTGCATGTTTCACACTTGACTTTTACCTATTCTAGACACCTGTGGGTAAACATATTGTTTTGCTTTGGTATAAATTAAACACCAATCTCGATCTTCCTTTGTCTTAATTAGGTAActagatagatacatatatagTACTGCTGTGTCAGTTGAATTTCCCTCTAGGTTTAGAAAAGTACCCAACAGAAATGGGTCCACAGTTTGCTTATTGTTTCTCTATCTGTGCCCTGTGCTGCAGGAAGGACTCTGATGAAGCAGATTTAGTCCCAGCCCGAGAGGCCAACACCCGCTGCCCCCAGGTGGTTATTTCCTTCTATGAAGAGAGACTAACATGGCACTCGTGTCCTGAAGATGAAGCTCAGTAGTACTACCCTCTGGTCCCTGTGGTCctttgccccccaccccctaacCCTTACACCGTTCTCCTCAGGACTGACATTAACTTTGGGCCTGCCTTCTCCTTTTAGCTTTCTTAGTTATTTACAGGACGTTTAAATGTTGTCGGTGTGTGGCACTCAAGAGGACCGCTACGTTGTTGTACATAATTAGCACCGTTGGTTTTGAATGGGGCAGGTTATACGTTTAAGATTGGGATAGTGACATAATGTCTTCTGTTCATGCAGTTAGTTTGATTTGAAGGCATTCAACTGCTTGGAAAACGTACTTGATGACATGACTCAAGTTTTCTTTATATaagtgttttcttctattcagacaaaatcaagagaatgagctgttcatacctgcttgacagtttcgactgtgtctccagtcttcctcagaagcgcCATCCGCCGTAttgctgacgtgtcatttatcaggTCTGTCGGCCACACCCCCCTCTCCCGAGGTGGTCTTTGGAGCACGGAATCCCAGGTGTGCGAGAGGGTGTATGCCCCTCGTCCCGGTTGATGGTGCCGCCCGCCCGCTTCCTGATCTCTATAGCCTCTTTTATCCAACGTTTGAATTTGTTGGTTTCCGATGTGATGATTTTCCCCTTGTCCCAGTCCATGATGGGACAACCCGTCTGgccgatcagctgataaatgacacatCAGCAATACGTCGGatgacgcttctgaggaagactggagacacagtcgaaactgtcaagcaggtatgaacagctcattctcttgattttgtctgaatagaagaaaacacttATATATCGcaatagaagacaaaatgaacttaatcagttcaagttttcttttccctgttttCACACCTGTTGTACATTTGTAAGTGGTGGATTAAGTACTAGGATCTGTTTAGCTATCCTTAATCTAATTTAAggaactcttttttttatgattattgttaCACTAATGCTTATTGCATACTTCAGTGTAGGACTTGTTAAAAAGTGCTTTTTGTATCCTTCTGTAAATATTATTTCAAGTTGTCCAATAAAGGTTTTATGCTACCAGTTGACCTGCTCAGTTTATTAATGCAAGGAAATGTCGGCTCTTTAGGAATTAGAAATGCAAATCATCAGTGATACAAACACCTTAGTGTAACCACTCTTCAGCTACATTTTTGGAATTTGAACATTTAGGTTAGTTGCCAGAAGCTGGAAATGAACTGTAGCCCTATCAAAGCTTCCATTTCAGAGCTCATTCTGACAGTTTGTGGATCATTTCTCAACCCTGTGTAGTCAGTATTTACTCTCTTGTCCTTTTTATGCCACTTTTAACCACCAGTGATATGCTTGGCTATTTATGACTGTGTATGTGATGGAGTTTTAATGCTTATCTGGTAAATGTTGACAGGAAATCTTCAGCAATGTGCCTGTCTGGCATATTGAGACAAATGCAATCAGGAGGGGCTCCAAGCAGAGGAATAGCTGAGGATGTCCAGTTCAGCATGcattttttcatcttcatcacttCAAAGTATAGCAAGATTTAAGCAGCTGAAGGACTCACATCAGAGCCATCAAGACTTCATAAAATACCTCACTCCAATACATGCTAGAAACACTGTATATGAATGCTTTAGCCTATCAGGTATTCATTATTTTGGATCACAGTATGATAAAATTTGCCTAAACTGACTAATTACATGAAATGAGCTGAGAATTCACTGGCTGATGCCATTCTGGAGAGTATTTGACGATGAGAGTGAAGACATTGTTACCTGCCATAAAGTTTGAGTACCTCCTGACCTTGTCCACTGACAGCTCCCTCACTCAGGACTGGCAGATTTCAATGCTTCCATTTCAATAAGCATGAGGattaacaaatga encodes the following:
- the cbx3a gene encoding chromobox protein homolog 3a isoform X2, giving the protein MGKKQNTKAKKEVEEPEEFVVEKVLDQRIVNGKVEFFLKWKGFTDADNTWEPEENLDCPELISAFLESQKNVKEKPAPVKRKSSTDEPDTEAKKKDVGEKPRGFARNLEPERIIGATDSSGELMFLMKWKDSDEADLVPAREANTRCPQVVISFYEERLTWHSCPEDEAQ
- the cbx3a gene encoding chromobox protein homolog 3a isoform X1; the encoded protein is MSSNMGKKQNTKAKKEVEEPEEFVVEKVLDQRIVNGKVEFFLKWKGFTDADNTWEPEENLDCPELISAFLESQKNVKEKPAPVKRKSSTDEPDTEAKKKDVGEKPRGFARNLEPERIIGATDSSGELMFLMKWKDSDEADLVPAREANTRCPQVVISFYEERLTWHSCPEDEAQ